GAGAGTTGCataccctcaagcccaaggtCTTTACGACTTTACAACTTGAACCAACCCGTAAGAGTAAAAAAAGAAGAGGGACTTTTAAcaccatcaaaattaaaagattgtATTACTAAAGAAGTGGACTAGCTTTGATAACACCGTTTAAGATTGTGCATATATACTTAGAAAATCAgaaaatatgcaataaatataaatgtttgaatcacaaaaagaaatatgaaaatttaactCACAATTTGACGTGATACGATATAACTGATACGAGAAATGGAAAGGCGAAACTTATCAATTGTGCTTCATCACCCATACGTTCATAATGCGTCGCAAATTAAAACCTCGCATTAAGCCAAGTAACTGATATAGGCGGAAATGCTTAACGTATATAACATTACAAGATAATCGGAATTCCCTAACGTCTGAATATATGCAAGGTAGCATGTGCATCGCACAAACGTGGATCAACAATATAAATAGAGAAGACAGACCAATTCGCTCGAAGTTGAAGGCAATCATGGTTTTCATAATGGGTACTCAGGATGAGGGTCATGCCTCACTAAAAGCAGGAGAACGCATACACGAGACAGCCCACTCACCGTCTTCACAGAAGAGCAAGCGGTGAAGACTTTTTTACCCATCAGCAAACCTTACACCAAATCCAAAAACTCAAGCTGAATAAGCGATTACCCATTGCCAGCAATGCTTCAAACGCTCGTCCATTCAGCTTTTGAGGAAATCCTTCAAGGAAAATGGTGGAAGCCCATCCTACAAAACCACAACAAAAGAGTGAGTACACCAATTACTTACTTCATTCACATTTTATGTTCTGTGAATGGCTTCTCTGCATCTCAATTGTCGTCCTGgctactatttatttttatttttattttgcccTGGCTACTACTTAATTGTGTGATAATGACTGaatgatttttctaaaattcaaGCCTCTTGCTCAAACAACAAACCAATTCAATATTAGGGAATCTACTAACAGCAACAACTGCCAcccatatgagagagagagagagagagagagagagagagagagagagagattattaCCAACTAGTCTTGTTCCTAACTGATCCAAACATTCAgtacaaattatttaaatgacTACTCTATCAACTTTAAATGACTGATCTAGTTTACTGTTCCTGTTTCCAGGGATACAACAAAGGCAAGCTATCCCAGAACCTACCATGTGGCCCGCAATTAGCTGAAATATGGAGCTTCAGAAATTCATGAACGGCAGGTTACCTTGCCAAGCTCCTGACTTAAGCATTGTCTGACGACTGTTGTCTGTTGTATCAGCCTTTCCATTGCTGTGTAGCTGGGGAGGTTCATATGTGCTGACATTAACCATTAGCCACAAGACAAagcatttattaattaaaataaattgcatTGCACATTTCGAACAATAGTATATCATCAGAAAATGATCCTTGCAAAGAAAACATTAATCTTCAGAGCCTCCTAAAACATAGCAGCACATAGGATATCAAGAAACAAACCAAGAATTGCCCGATTCAAGCTATCTGCGACTTGCTGCCTGTAGTCTAAGCTAAGCAGATGAAACATTGGGGATTTATCTGGCTCTTCATAAGCTAGCAGCGCCATAAAGTCCTGCAGCAACAACAGACATCCCTTTCATTACAATGTGGACCAGATAAATGTTCTGGAAATACCTGAAaaatttttgagacaaaaagAAACGTACTTCAAGTTTCTCAATGTATTTTTGCACCTTCCCAAAAGGGGTCAACTTGGACATGGCAAACTCCAAAGCTTCTGTGCTGGCAAGGAAACAAAAACTTAGAAAGGATAAAAATCATCTCTTGGAAATATCATTGCTAACGGGGGTGGAATTATCATTTGCTAATGGGGGGGGTACCATTTTCTAGAGCGTACAAGTTCACCAAAATGAATGCTTAATAGATCAAAATGCAAGTCCTCCTTTTTCTCCAGCAAGTCGGTTGCCAGCTGATTTGTCAGCTCAATGGCCTTAAGTGCATTTCCCTCCAGGGCAAAATGAAAAATTCCTGAGCAGGAATTATATAATCAGATGCATCATTAAACAAGTACTCAACATATGCAATAGTgtaaaatcaaatattaaaataaacacaTGATTTACCCATAAAGCATCTATAAAAACTACAACTAAAAACTTGGTATAAGCATAATGATTCATTCATGCAAGTGCAGACGTGCTGTGGAAGTGTAAGTAATCCATTGTAGAAAGGTTTTTGTGAGTAACTAAAGATCTCCAAACCCTAATTTCCCGCCAAAAGAGTAATCTcacttactttttcttttctccattcCCTCGAGATAATCAGCAGGCTGCTTCATCCCCGTGCTAGTGATGAATGACTCCACAGTTTCATTGAAACAATTATGGACAAGATATGATAGAACAACATTGCGGATGTCATTGTCGTTGATAGCCTAGCAATGACACATGAAGACAGAATCCCCAAAATTTTAAGAGAGATATAGCCCAATAGGAAAGAGTAACACCAATGGTGATCTTTGTTACCGATTTTCATTATTCAAAAGAGAAGAATACATAAgaccataaaatcataataaaaGGGCAACCTATAGaaaatgtgaaacaacaatacaaGCAGGAATGGTTTGTTTGAATCGGGGATGTCCAGTGCACTTTAAAAGCATCTAATGTATTGTGAGTCCACATTTAAGTCGGAAACCCCACATATGAAAAATGCTTGTGAAACTTTTAGATCTACAACCACCCAAAACCATTTATGTTTGATTCCATTTAACGGAATATGACATGTAGTCTAATAGTCTATATTACAAATTAGATTTTATTCagataaaaaatttctttttttttttttttagtaagccAGAGTAGCGATGGCAATTTCTCCAATTATGGCGTGCCCCCATTTTTTACAAGTAGCAATATGTATATATCTTACTGTCAcataatttaaagaatatgtcaGACATTTACAGCAAAATCCCAACACCCATTTGTGTTGCATGCATCCATTCATGCATGTTTGTAGGGTACAAACACGCATCAATTTGTTGGATCCATTCGTACTTCCAAGATTTTCCACCAAACTATCAGACCCCGGAGGGTTGTGTAAATTATGTCTGAAGCATAATTACTATAATTTTAATTACAAGTTTCTATTGTATGTATTAAAGAGTGACTTCGGGGAGAAATggactgatttatttatttatgttattattgCATATGCGCTTGTCGATTCTCATGAATGGAAGCCTAGTGGTACTTGGTTGCATAATGATTTCACATCAACAATTGGAtgagaagaacaaaaaaagcatcaattaggGTTTCGATTATTTTATCCAGAAAAAGGGTCAACATCATAAGCAATGCGATTAATTAGGTACAATTATCACTGAAAAATCATTTCAATTTGCATAGAAATCATTGTTTTCTGAACGAATACAAGGTAGAAACTTTCCAACATTACAAAACATAAATCCCAGGAGATTGAATCAAGGGTGGTGCGGGAGGGGGTTAGAAACTCACAACATGTTCGTAGTGGCGGGGATCAACGTCCATGGCCCGAACGCCTCGTTGAACCGAAACGACAAATAAAGGGGAAAGAAATTGTAAAGGTTCTGGAGCTTCGGTCGTGTATTCGACAGAGTGCCTCAGGGGTGAGAGCGGGAGAGAGACAGCTGGCGGCGTTTCTACGTCAGGGACTCTTTACGGGTCCGTGGAAGCGAATACGTAGAAGATCGGCAATAAAGGTCTGAGCCTTGCTGTACACTCGGACCTCTATGGGCAGGGGAGATAATGGGGAGACCAGAGATGAGGGCAAATTACAGTTTAAGCCGTAGGACTGGAGTCTAGGAGTGAGTTCGATCTTGTCCCAAGTTCAATCGATTTTATACCAcgacatttttttatattttaaaatagtaaCAAATAAGTCAATtttctatcttattttatactaatatttttatgaaaacgGAAACAATAGAACGGCAATCTTGactgtatttttcatattcttttatttttatttaataattaaaaaataattataaaaaatatttaaaaaaaaaaaaacagatttacGCTATTCAATCAACTCTTTCCATCTATATTTTCCATCCTAATAGCTTGTCCTGTTTTTACTACGTAGAGATAGCATTCCACGTAAGGTTAAATCAGCCTTTTACATCCTTCAATAAAGAACGAAAAatagtatttatatttataattttattcatataattATACACACTAACCCGTTAATTATTGAAATTGCGaacattttattgaaaatagaatTATAATTCAATATGTATAATGTTATGTGTAAAATTGTAGGTATATGCAacactattttaaaaaattcacatgtcaattttttaattaaaaagaaaaactcatatAGACTTAATCAAATCgactcaaataaaaataataaataataaatttaattaaaaagataaacaTCGAGGCCAAAGGATGGTTTAGGCTGCTTATATTGAGATGATCtgtgaatattaatattttatgaatctcattaaaatgtgtttaaatttaaataagttaaaatatgAGCTTAAATGTACCAAGTAGGTtgatatgaatttaatttttttatgaaaagttaaaaaaaatgaatcttatcaataattgatttgagataaattgaaatgaatttgtATCCCCAACAAAGGCTTGAAATTGTGTATggatcaatgttttgaataccgtaccggatgccgtaccggtcaaggcactggaacgaaatatttcggtaccggtaccgtttcgtgtaccgtttcgggatagtcgatatataaataaattatatatataaatatatatattaattatatttcaaaagaataatttatatataaataaattatacataaatacatatatctatataaattataaatagtttagtctaaattgggggtaaaaaaataaatttgtagtttgaaaaaatgaaaaaaaaaaaaaaaaaaaacgaaaccgaaataccggccggtacgggccGGTACAtaggccggtacaggccgaaatctcggccggtacggccggtatttgaaccggtacgaaattacaaaatttctgtaccggtccggtggccggtacggaatataccggccgtaccggccggtacggtacgaATTTTAAAACAATGGTTTGGATACTGAGAGTATCTGATGTACTCTCAACATTtatcactactattcattattttattattactttttacctaattttataattattcattacttttcacatactttttattattttttattatattattattattattatttacatattttttattactattcatgactctttttaacatttaaatccACCCAAATCGCTTGAAAACTAGTTCCAGCCACCGCGAGAGCTAGCAAGAGCCATCTTCAAGGTTGTTGGACAGCTCCAAATAGTGGTTAAGGATCTTTTAATtctacaaatagaaaataattcaaTACAATTGAGATTTCttagaaaataatttacatCATAGAAGGTGATATTTTGCACATACATGGAacatattttacttataaaaaaaaaaaaatattttgcacaTACATGGATAACATGAGAACATGTTAGCTATTGTACACGTGCGTGCCCCACGCGGTGATAAGGAAGATGTTAAAAGAGCTAGGTCCTTTCTTTATACGGAGCCGGCCAAGTTTCATAATTCGTTTGGCTCTCGTCCGCTTTTGTAGGCTCCCCCCCGTCCAAAGTCCAAACAACAAGTTGGACCCGATAATCGCCTCccggagaaagaaaaaaaatgaatcttctttcttcctttctcctcactttactttttcttcttctccctaCGCACATCACCTTATCTTCTCCTTCACGCGCCTCCGAAGTCTTCGAAGCGTGGTGTAAACAGCATGGCAGAACGTACTCTTCGGAAGCTGAAAAGCTCTACAGGTTTCGAGTGTTCCAGGACAACCTTGACTTTGTTACGCAGCACAACGATATGGGCAATTCTTCTTATACCCTCTCTCTCAATGCCTTTGCTGATCTCACCCACCACGAGTTCAAGGCCTCGCGCTTGGGATTCTCGGCCGCTGGTATGAGTCTCAATCGGCAGCGTCCGTTTCGAGGGCCCGGTTCTGTCGTCCGTGAAATTCCTTCGGAGATGGACTGGAGGAAGAAAGGGGCAGTGACCCATGTCAAAGATCAGGGGAGTTGCGGTATGACTATGGAAGTACTTGTTCTGTATTCTAAGTTCTAAATCCAAATTGTTTATGGGAAATTCCAATTAAAGCTCTTCGAATCGGA
This genomic window from Carya illinoinensis cultivar Pawnee chromosome 7, C.illinoinensisPawnee_v1, whole genome shotgun sequence contains:
- the LOC122317421 gene encoding glucose-induced degradation protein 8-A homolog isoform X1, which gives rise to MDVDPRHYEHVAINDNDIRNVVLSYLVHNCFNETVESFITSTGMKQPADYLEGMEKRKRIFHFALEGNALKAIELTNQLATDLLEKKEDLHFDLLSIHFGELVRSRKCTEALEFAMSKLTPFGKVQKYIEKLEDFMALLAYEEPDKSPMFHLLSLDYRQQVADSLNRAILAHMNLPSYTAMERLIQQTTVVRQCLSQELGKDGLPPFSLKDFLKS
- the LOC122317421 gene encoding glucose-induced degradation protein 8-A homolog isoform X2 — protein: MDVDPRHYEHVAINDNDIRNVVLSYLVHNCFNETVESFITSTGMKQPADYLEGMEKRKRIFHFALEGNALKAIELTNQLATDLLEKKEDLHFDLLSIHFGELVRSRKCTEALEFAMSKLTPFGKVQKYIEKLEDFMALLAYEEPDKSPMFHLLSLDYRQQVADSLNRAILAHMNLPSYTAMERLIQQTTVVRQCLSQELGKVTCRS